The following proteins come from a genomic window of Kitasatospora sp. NBC_01246:
- a CDS encoding ABC transporter ATP-binding protein produces the protein MSEAITLEAVSKVYGKGRSAVAALREVTVRLPKGGFTAVMGPSGSGKSTFLHCAAGLDRPSSGTVRLGDTDLSRLSETKLTELRRERAGFVFQSFNLVPSLTVEQNITLPLRLAGRRADAARLSALVGRVGLRERTGHRPGQLSGGQQQRVAIARALISDPEVLFADEPTGALDTMTAREVLTLLRQTVEELGQTIVMVTHDPVAASYADEVLFLADGRVADTMSAPTAAKVADRMIRLGAWNR, from the coding sequence ATGAGCGAAGCGATCACGTTGGAAGCTGTGAGCAAGGTGTACGGCAAGGGGCGGAGCGCGGTCGCCGCGCTGCGCGAGGTGACGGTGCGGCTGCCTAAGGGCGGCTTCACCGCGGTGATGGGGCCCTCCGGTTCGGGCAAGAGCACCTTCCTGCACTGCGCGGCCGGGCTGGACCGGCCGAGCTCCGGGACGGTCCGGCTGGGGGACACCGACCTGTCGCGGCTCAGCGAGACCAAGCTGACCGAACTGCGCCGGGAGCGCGCGGGGTTCGTGTTCCAGTCGTTCAACCTCGTCCCGTCGCTGACCGTCGAGCAGAACATCACGCTGCCGCTGCGCCTGGCGGGCCGCCGTGCCGACGCCGCCAGGCTGTCCGCGCTGGTCGGGCGGGTGGGGCTGCGGGAGCGGACCGGACACCGCCCGGGCCAGCTCTCCGGCGGCCAGCAGCAGCGCGTCGCCATCGCCCGGGCGCTGATCTCGGACCCCGAGGTGCTCTTCGCCGACGAGCCCACCGGCGCCCTGGACACCATGACCGCCCGCGAAGTCCTGACCCTGCTCCGGCAGACCGTCGAGGAGCTCGGCCAGACCATCGTCATGGTCACCCACGACCCGGTCGCCGCCTCCTACGCCGACGAGGTGCTCTTCCTGGCCGACGGCCGGGTCGCCGACACGATGTCCGCGCCGACCGCCGCCAAGGTCGCCGACCGCATGATCCGCCTGGGAGCGTGGAACCGATGA
- a CDS encoding response regulator transcription factor — translation MIRLLLAEDQHVVRGALVALLELEPDLEVVAQAGSADDVVPRALVALPDVAVLDIEMPGRTDGLQAAAALKEKVPNCRTLMLTSNGRPGLLRRALDAKVDGFLLKTAPPEELVAAIRQVAGGGRVLDRGLAVAAWDLADNPLTPRENDVLRELAEGAEPPEIAARLHLSTGTVRNVLTAVVGKLNARNRTDAVRIAREAGWL, via the coding sequence ATGATCAGACTCCTGCTGGCGGAGGACCAGCACGTGGTGCGCGGCGCGCTGGTGGCACTGCTGGAGCTGGAGCCCGACCTGGAGGTCGTCGCCCAGGCCGGATCGGCCGACGACGTGGTGCCGCGCGCCCTCGTCGCCCTGCCCGACGTCGCGGTGCTCGACATCGAGATGCCCGGGCGCACCGACGGTCTCCAGGCAGCCGCGGCACTGAAGGAGAAGGTGCCGAACTGCCGTACCCTGATGCTCACTTCGAACGGCCGCCCCGGACTGCTCCGCCGCGCCCTGGACGCCAAGGTCGACGGCTTCCTGCTGAAGACCGCCCCGCCGGAGGAACTGGTGGCGGCGATCCGCCAGGTGGCCGGCGGCGGCCGGGTGCTCGACCGGGGGCTCGCCGTCGCGGCCTGGGACCTCGCGGACAACCCGCTGACACCGCGGGAGAACGACGTCCTGCGGGAGCTGGCCGAGGGCGCCGAGCCCCCGGAGATCGCGGCGCGCTTGCACCTGTCGACGGGGACGGTCCGCAATGTGCTGACCGCGGTGGTCGGCAAGCTCAACGCCCGCAACCGGACCGACGCGGTACGCATCGCGCGTGAGGCGGGCTGGCTGTAG